The following are encoded together in the Streptomyces sp. NBC_01465 genome:
- a CDS encoding ABC transporter permease, translating to MTQPVSPAQQDGPAVTTTDKTPGARGSRPSLGLTLDVRNLSLVGVLAVLIAVGGITKPDNFLEVSNLQLVLTQASVIGVVTVGMTFVIISGGIDLSVGAMVALASVWATTLATQEYGFLGILFTAVVVGLACGLVNGVLIAYGRMVPFIATLAMLASARGLALQITDGKTQLVTVTSVLDLGNRDAYVLGVPPLFLIFAGVTVIGWLVLNRTTFGRRSVAVGGNAEAARLAGIDVRRQRLYLYLLSGLCCGIAAFMLIVLSGSGQNTNGNLYELDAIAAAIIGGTLLSGGRGTIVGSVLGVLVFTTITNIFALNNLQTAPQQIAKGAIIVVAVLVQRSAVRDGEA from the coding sequence ATGACGCAGCCCGTGTCACCGGCACAACAGGACGGCCCGGCCGTCACCACCACCGACAAGACACCCGGTGCGCGCGGTTCGCGGCCGTCGCTCGGGCTCACGCTCGACGTGCGCAATCTGTCGCTCGTCGGGGTGCTCGCCGTACTGATCGCGGTCGGCGGGATCACCAAGCCCGACAACTTCCTGGAGGTGAGCAACCTCCAACTCGTGCTCACCCAGGCCTCGGTGATCGGGGTCGTCACCGTCGGCATGACCTTCGTGATCATCAGCGGCGGCATCGACCTGTCGGTCGGAGCCATGGTCGCCCTCGCCTCGGTATGGGCGACCACGCTGGCCACGCAGGAGTACGGGTTCCTCGGCATCCTCTTCACCGCCGTCGTCGTCGGGCTCGCGTGCGGGCTCGTCAACGGGGTGCTCATCGCGTACGGACGCATGGTGCCGTTCATCGCGACCCTCGCCATGCTCGCGTCGGCCCGCGGCCTCGCCCTCCAGATCACCGACGGCAAGACGCAGCTGGTGACGGTGACGTCGGTCCTCGACCTCGGAAACCGGGACGCCTATGTGCTCGGCGTCCCGCCGCTGTTCCTGATCTTCGCGGGGGTCACGGTCATCGGCTGGCTGGTGCTGAACCGAACGACCTTCGGACGGCGGTCGGTCGCGGTCGGAGGCAACGCCGAAGCGGCACGGCTGGCGGGCATCGACGTACGCAGGCAGCGCCTCTACCTCTATCTGCTCTCCGGCCTCTGCTGCGGGATCGCCGCCTTCATGCTGATCGTGCTCTCGGGCTCCGGTCAGAACACCAACGGCAACCTCTACGAACTGGACGCCATCGCCGCCGCGATCATCGGCGGCACGCTGCTCAGCGGCGGCCGCGGGACCATCGTCGGCTCGGTCCTCGGCGTCCTCGTCTTCACCACGATCACCAACATCTTCGCGCTCAACAACCTGCAGACCGCCCCCCAGCAGATCGCCAAGGGCGCGATCATCGTCGTCGCCGTACTGGTCCAGCGCAGCGCAGTGCGCGACGGCGAGGCCTGA
- a CDS encoding OFA family MFS transporter, translated as MSMPIAPRGWSRWLVPPAALSVHLSIGQAYAWSVFKPPLESALDLSGTQSALPFQLGIVMLGLSAAFGGRWVERNGPRRAMAVALVCFSSGFLISALGAATSQYWLIVLGYGFVGGIGLGIGYISPVSTLIKWFPDRPGMATGIAIMGFGGGALIASPWSTQMLDSFGRDSHGIALAFLVHGLVYAVFMSLGVLLVRVPRAPLAPVAASVSTDTGPQVSANSAIRTPQFWCLWIVLCMNVTAGIGILEKAAPMITDFFSGSKDTVSVSAAAGFVALLSAANMAGRIGWSSTSDLIGRKNTYRVYLGVGALMYLLIAQFGDGSKPLFVICALVILSFYGGGFATVPAYLKDLFGTYEVGAIHGRLLTAWSLAGVLGPLIVNRVADAQKDAGKSGATLYGLSFTIMIGLLVVGFVANELIRPVHPRHHHIPSPRKEADADSSARNEQHHA; from the coding sequence ATGAGCATGCCGATCGCCCCACGTGGTTGGAGCCGCTGGCTCGTCCCGCCCGCGGCCTTGTCCGTCCATCTCTCCATCGGCCAGGCCTACGCCTGGAGCGTCTTCAAACCCCCACTCGAATCCGCCCTCGACCTCTCCGGCACCCAGAGCGCGCTGCCCTTCCAGCTCGGCATCGTCATGCTGGGCCTCTCGGCGGCGTTCGGCGGCCGATGGGTCGAGCGCAACGGACCGCGCCGCGCGATGGCCGTCGCGCTGGTCTGCTTCTCCTCGGGCTTCCTCATCTCCGCCCTCGGTGCTGCCACGAGCCAGTACTGGCTGATCGTTCTCGGTTACGGATTCGTCGGCGGGATCGGCCTGGGCATCGGCTACATCTCCCCGGTCTCGACGCTGATCAAGTGGTTCCCCGACCGCCCCGGCATGGCCACCGGCATCGCGATCATGGGCTTCGGCGGCGGCGCGCTGATCGCCTCACCGTGGTCGACGCAGATGCTCGACTCCTTCGGCCGCGACAGCCACGGCATCGCGCTCGCCTTCCTGGTGCACGGCCTTGTCTACGCGGTCTTCATGTCGCTGGGTGTGCTGCTCGTACGGGTCCCGCGCGCACCCCTCGCCCCGGTCGCCGCGTCCGTAAGTACCGACACCGGACCTCAGGTCTCCGCGAACAGTGCCATCCGCACACCCCAGTTCTGGTGCCTGTGGATCGTGCTCTGCATGAACGTCACCGCGGGCATCGGGATCCTGGAGAAGGCCGCCCCGATGATCACCGACTTCTTCTCGGGCTCGAAGGACACGGTCTCGGTCTCTGCCGCCGCGGGCTTCGTCGCCCTGCTCTCCGCCGCCAACATGGCGGGCCGCATCGGCTGGTCGTCGACCTCCGACCTGATCGGCCGCAAGAACACCTACCGCGTCTATCTGGGCGTCGGCGCCCTGATGTATCTGCTGATCGCGCAGTTCGGGGACGGGTCGAAGCCCCTGTTCGTCATCTGCGCGCTGGTGATCCTCTCCTTCTACGGAGGCGGCTTCGCCACCGTCCCCGCGTACCTCAAGGACCTCTTCGGCACCTACGAGGTCGGCGCCATCCACGGCCGGCTGCTCACCGCCTGGTCGCTCGCCGGTGTCCTCGGCCCGCTGATCGTCAACCGCGTCGCCGACGCCCAGAAGGACGCGGGCAAGAGCGGCGCCACGCTCTACGGGCTCTCCTTCACGATCATGATCGGTCTGCTGGTCGTCGGCTTCGTCGCCAATGAGCTCATCCGTCCCGTGCACCCCCGCCACCACCACATCCCCTCCCCGAGGAAGGAAGCCGATGCCGACAGCAGCGCCCGAAACGAGCAGCACCACGCCTGA
- a CDS encoding low temperature requirement protein A — protein MPTEEPTARRVTTLELFFDLVFVFTLTQLTVLLAHDLTFRTAGRVLLIFIVLFWMYGSYAYLTNQVPPETNARRLPLVLGMSGFLICALAIPRAFHGGGVAFGLGFLLVVLVHSSLYALFHGLSVLSFATPNVAAAVLITVAGAYDGHTAEAMWLVAIAVQNLSPILASRITGKDADSRSLVSARVGGLDPGHFVERHGLLLIVAFGESVIAIGVGTGNLHLDLSLYGAVLLSLALATALWWTYFLRDEALAEAALHRVSGRGRFRLTMAAYYYCFVPMLLGVAVLAAGVKKSIGHLPEHLPAGPAVALAGGIALFLAGNVAFRAVLHIRPLGFRAAATAAVLATIPLGTGVSALVQLCALVVVLVAMLTAEARWGYCTQAEGESA, from the coding sequence ATGCCGACCGAAGAGCCGACCGCGCGCCGGGTCACCACCCTGGAGCTCTTCTTCGACCTGGTCTTCGTCTTCACCCTCACCCAGCTGACGGTGCTGCTGGCCCACGATCTGACGTTCCGCACGGCCGGCCGCGTCCTGCTGATCTTCATCGTCCTGTTCTGGATGTACGGCTCCTACGCCTACCTCACCAACCAGGTCCCGCCCGAGACCAACGCCCGGCGGCTGCCGCTCGTCCTCGGCATGAGCGGATTCCTGATCTGCGCGCTGGCGATCCCCCGCGCGTTCCACGGTGGCGGGGTGGCGTTCGGGCTCGGCTTCCTGCTCGTCGTCCTCGTGCACAGTTCGCTGTACGCCCTCTTCCACGGCCTCTCCGTGCTGAGCTTCGCGACCCCCAATGTGGCCGCAGCCGTACTGATCACCGTCGCGGGCGCCTACGACGGCCATACCGCCGAGGCGATGTGGCTGGTCGCGATCGCCGTGCAGAACCTGTCCCCCATCCTCGCGAGCCGGATCACCGGGAAGGACGCGGACAGCCGCTCCCTCGTCTCCGCCCGGGTCGGCGGTCTGGACCCCGGCCACTTCGTGGAGCGCCATGGACTGCTGCTGATCGTCGCCTTCGGCGAATCGGTCATCGCGATAGGCGTCGGCACCGGTAACCTCCACCTCGATCTGAGTCTGTACGGAGCCGTACTCCTCTCCCTCGCCCTGGCGACCGCGCTGTGGTGGACGTACTTCCTGCGGGACGAGGCGCTCGCCGAGGCCGCGCTGCACCGCGTCTCCGGGCGCGGCCGCTTCCGGCTCACCATGGCCGCGTACTACTACTGCTTCGTGCCCATGCTGCTCGGCGTCGCGGTCCTGGCCGCCGGGGTGAAGAAGTCCATCGGCCACCTCCCCGAGCACCTCCCCGCGGGACCGGCCGTCGCTCTGGCGGGTGGCATCGCGCTCTTCCTGGCCGGCAACGTCGCCTTCCGCGCGGTGCTGCACATCCGCCCGCTGGGCTTCCGGGCGGCCGCCACGGCCGCCGTGCTCGCCACGATCCCGCTCGGCACGGGCGTGTCCGCACTCGTCCAACTCTGCGCCCTTGTCGTCGTATTGGTGGCTATGCTCACCGCTGAGGCCCGCTGGGGCTACTGCACACAGGCCGAGGGGGAATCCGCATGA
- a CDS encoding NAD(P)H-binding protein, whose translation MILVTGATGNVGSEVVRILTAAGEKVRPFSRSTGGELNDPKSVAAQLDGVSAVFLLPGYENFAETLAAIRAAGAERVVMLSSSSVPGGDLNNAVARYMIESEVTVRESGLPWTFLRPAAFMSNTLRWLPQLKSGDVVRDAFGSVRVANIDPYDIAAIASLALTGPEYEGHAFALSGPDSLLPADRLRILGEVLGRELTFDGYTDDEARTEMEAAMPQQYVDAFFSFYVDGTLDESPVLDTVKNLTGREPRSFRQWAENHAAAFAR comes from the coding sequence ATGATTCTGGTGACGGGCGCGACGGGCAACGTCGGCTCCGAGGTGGTCCGCATCCTGACCGCGGCGGGCGAGAAGGTCCGCCCCTTCAGCCGCTCCACGGGCGGCGAACTCAACGACCCCAAGAGCGTGGCCGCGCAGCTCGACGGGGTGAGCGCGGTCTTCCTGCTCCCTGGGTACGAGAACTTCGCGGAGACGCTCGCCGCGATCCGCGCGGCCGGCGCCGAGCGCGTGGTGATGCTCTCCAGCAGTTCGGTCCCCGGCGGTGACCTGAACAACGCCGTCGCCCGCTACATGATCGAGTCCGAGGTGACCGTACGGGAGTCGGGTCTGCCCTGGACCTTCCTGCGCCCGGCCGCCTTCATGTCCAACACCCTGCGCTGGCTGCCCCAGTTGAAGTCGGGCGACGTGGTGCGCGACGCGTTCGGCTCGGTGCGGGTCGCCAACATCGACCCGTACGACATCGCGGCCATCGCCTCCCTCGCACTGACCGGACCCGAGTACGAGGGCCACGCCTTCGCGCTCTCGGGCCCCGACTCACTGCTCCCCGCCGACCGGCTCCGCATTCTCGGCGAGGTGCTCGGCCGGGAGCTGACCTTCGACGGCTACACCGACGACGAGGCCAGGACGGAGATGGAGGCGGCGATGCCCCAGCAGTACGTGGACGCCTTCTTCAGCTTCTACGTCGACGGCACCCTCGACGAGTCGCCGGTCCTCGACACGGTGAAGAACCTCACCGGGCGCGAGCCGCGCAGCTTCCGGCAGTGGGCCGAGAACCACGCGGCGGCCTTCGCCCGGTAG
- a CDS encoding MFS transporter small subunit, protein MPTAAPETSSTTPDQRRRGLIAFAWLWVGAPLAYGLYELVLKAKQLFTG, encoded by the coding sequence ATGCCGACAGCAGCGCCCGAAACGAGCAGCACCACGCCTGACCAGCGCCGCAGGGGTCTGATCGCCTTTGCCTGGCTCTGGGTCGGAGCGCCTCTCGCGTACGGTCTCTACGAGCTCGTGCTCAAGGCCAAGCAGCTGTTCACGGGATGA
- a CDS encoding sugar ABC transporter ATP-binding protein, producing the protein MAPEPPLLTMSGITKSFPGVRALDGVDLEVLAGEVHCLLGQNGAGKSTLIKVLAGAHQPDEGEITWRGATVALKSPIAAMRLGIATIYQELDLVEHLSVAENVFLGHEPTTAGFVVRGKAARAEATALLKRLGHPEIDAGRLVGSLSAAQQQIVSMARALSHDVRLIVMDEPSAALDPDEVNNLFRIVTTLTADGVAVVYISHRLEEIRRIGDRVTVLKDGRAVAVGLPAKDTPTRDVVALMTGRNVEYVFPERPGVVADAVEAVLKVQGLSRQGEFESLDLAVAPGEIVGLAGLVGSGRSEILETIFGARKADKGQVYVDGRALRPGSVRAAVRAGIGLAPEERKAQALLMLESVTRNVSVSSMSRFSHGGWLDRGAERKAAQAATRELSLRPDNPDARIRTLSGGNQQKAVLARWLLRGCRVLLLDEPTRGVDVGARAELYAVIRRLADEGLAVLLVSSEVPEVLGLADRVLVLREGRVVHTADARELDEHRVLDLVMEGSTTP; encoded by the coding sequence ATGGCACCAGAACCACCGCTGCTCACGATGTCCGGCATCACCAAGTCGTTCCCCGGCGTGCGCGCCCTCGACGGCGTGGACCTGGAGGTCCTCGCCGGTGAAGTCCACTGCCTGCTCGGCCAGAACGGCGCGGGCAAGTCCACCCTGATCAAGGTCCTCGCAGGTGCCCACCAGCCCGACGAGGGCGAGATCACCTGGCGGGGCGCGACCGTGGCGCTCAAGTCGCCGATCGCCGCCATGCGGCTGGGCATCGCCACCATCTACCAGGAACTGGACCTCGTCGAGCACCTCTCCGTCGCCGAGAACGTCTTCCTCGGACACGAACCGACCACGGCGGGATTCGTCGTACGCGGCAAGGCGGCCAGGGCCGAGGCCACCGCACTGCTCAAGCGGCTCGGCCACCCCGAGATCGACGCCGGGCGCCTCGTCGGATCGCTCTCCGCCGCCCAGCAGCAGATCGTCTCCATGGCACGGGCGCTCTCCCACGACGTACGGCTCATCGTGATGGACGAACCGTCGGCCGCACTCGACCCCGACGAGGTCAACAACCTCTTCCGGATCGTCACCACGCTCACCGCCGACGGGGTCGCCGTCGTCTACATCTCCCACCGGCTCGAGGAGATCCGGCGCATCGGCGACCGCGTGACCGTCCTCAAGGACGGACGGGCCGTCGCCGTCGGACTCCCGGCGAAGGACACACCGACGCGGGACGTCGTCGCGCTGATGACCGGGCGCAATGTCGAGTACGTGTTCCCTGAGCGGCCGGGGGTCGTCGCGGACGCAGTCGAAGCCGTCCTGAAGGTCCAAGGGCTGAGCAGGCAGGGCGAGTTCGAGTCGCTCGACCTCGCCGTCGCCCCCGGCGAGATCGTGGGCCTGGCCGGACTCGTCGGCTCGGGGCGCTCCGAGATCCTGGAGACGATCTTCGGCGCGCGCAAGGCGGACAAGGGGCAGGTGTACGTCGACGGGCGCGCGCTGCGCCCCGGGAGCGTCCGCGCCGCCGTCAGGGCGGGCATCGGGCTCGCACCCGAGGAGCGCAAGGCCCAGGCGCTGCTGATGCTCGAATCCGTGACGCGCAACGTGTCGGTGTCCTCCATGTCCCGCTTCTCGCACGGCGGTTGGCTCGACCGGGGCGCCGAACGCAAGGCGGCGCAGGCCGCCACCCGCGAACTGTCGCTGCGGCCCGACAACCCCGACGCCCGTATCCGCACCCTCTCCGGCGGCAATCAGCAGAAGGCCGTCCTGGCCCGCTGGCTGCTGCGCGGCTGCCGGGTGCTGCTGCTCGACGAGCCGACCCGGGGCGTCGACGTCGGCGCCCGCGCCGAGCTCTACGCCGTGATCCGCCGGCTGGCCGACGAGGGCCTGGCCGTACTCCTGGTGTCGAGCGAGGTCCCCGAAGTCCTGGGCCTCGCCGACCGGGTGCTGGTGCTCCGGGAGGGCCGCGTCGTGCACACGGCGGACGCCCGGGAGCTCGACGAGCACCGCGTACTCGACCTTGTGATGGAAGGGAGCACGACGCCATGA
- a CDS encoding GntR family transcriptional regulator: MLTTGLPQGSVPKLERPGPLRERVYEALLELITTRALRPGQHLVESELAGHLGVSRQPVREALQRLNTEGWVDLRPAQGAFVHEPTEAEADQLLSVRTLLEAEAARLAAANSGSAGIAALEALCAKGEKAVADDDVDLAVATNAEFHAKVMELAGNVVLGELAGQVDRRVRWYYHPVARQRGKQSWIEHRELIAAISARDEQRATAVMRAHTEHTRTTYHQREES; encoded by the coding sequence ATGTTGACCACCGGACTGCCGCAGGGATCCGTGCCGAAACTGGAGCGCCCTGGACCGTTGCGGGAGCGGGTGTACGAGGCGCTGCTCGAGCTCATCACGACGCGCGCCCTGCGTCCGGGACAGCATCTGGTCGAGAGCGAACTGGCCGGACACCTCGGGGTGTCCCGGCAGCCCGTCCGTGAGGCGCTGCAGCGGCTCAACACCGAGGGCTGGGTCGATCTGCGGCCCGCCCAGGGCGCGTTCGTGCACGAACCGACCGAGGCGGAGGCCGACCAGCTCCTCTCGGTCCGCACCCTCCTGGAGGCGGAGGCCGCCCGGCTGGCCGCCGCCAATTCGGGGTCGGCGGGGATCGCGGCCCTGGAGGCGCTCTGCGCCAAGGGCGAGAAGGCGGTCGCCGACGACGACGTGGACCTGGCCGTCGCCACCAACGCCGAGTTCCACGCGAAGGTGATGGAACTGGCGGGCAACGTCGTGCTCGGAGAGCTGGCGGGGCAGGTGGACCGGCGGGTGCGCTGGTACTACCACCCGGTCGCCCGCCAGCGCGGAAAGCAGTCCTGGATCGAGCACCGTGAGCTGATCGCCGCGATCTCGGCGCGCGACGAGCAGCGGGCGACGGCGGTCATGCGGGCGCACACGGAGCACACCCGCACCACGTACCACCAGCGCGAAGAGAGCTGA
- a CDS encoding beta-ketoacyl-ACP synthase III, whose amino-acid sequence MTGTRITALGHYQPAKVLTNADLAKIVDTSDEWIRSRVGIETRHIAGPDEPVDELAAHAGAKAIAAAGLTAADIDLVIVATSTAIDRSPNMSARVAARLSMGSPATMDINVVCSGFTHALATADHAVRAGAATRALVIGADKMAEIVDWTDRTTCVLVGDGAGAAIVEASESEDIGPVLWGSVPEMGHAVRIEGTPPRFAQEGQSVYRWATTQLPPIARKVCEKAGVTPEELAAVVLHQANLRIIEPVAAKIGAVNAVIARDVVESGNTSAASIPMALSKLVERGEITSGAPVLLFGFGGNLSYAGQVVRCP is encoded by the coding sequence ATGACCGGTACCCGCATCACCGCACTCGGCCATTACCAGCCCGCCAAGGTGCTCACCAATGCCGACCTCGCCAAGATCGTCGACACCAGCGACGAGTGGATCCGCAGCCGCGTGGGCATCGAGACCCGTCACATCGCAGGCCCCGACGAGCCCGTCGACGAGCTCGCCGCGCACGCCGGGGCCAAGGCGATCGCGGCGGCGGGCCTCACCGCCGCCGACATCGACCTGGTCATCGTCGCCACCTCCACGGCGATCGACCGCTCCCCGAACATGTCCGCCCGGGTCGCCGCCCGGCTCTCCATGGGCTCGCCCGCCACCATGGACATCAATGTCGTCTGCTCGGGCTTCACCCACGCCCTGGCCACCGCCGACCATGCGGTACGTGCGGGAGCCGCCACCCGCGCCCTGGTGATCGGCGCCGACAAGATGGCCGAGATCGTCGACTGGACCGACCGCACCACCTGCGTCCTGGTCGGCGACGGGGCGGGCGCCGCGATCGTCGAGGCGAGCGAGAGCGAGGACATCGGCCCGGTGCTCTGGGGCTCGGTCCCCGAGATGGGCCATGCCGTACGCATCGAGGGCACGCCCCCGCGCTTCGCCCAGGAGGGCCAGTCCGTCTACCGGTGGGCCACCACCCAGCTGCCGCCCATCGCCCGCAAGGTCTGCGAGAAGGCCGGGGTCACCCCGGAGGAGCTGGCCGCGGTCGTGCTCCACCAGGCGAACCTGCGCATCATCGAGCCGGTCGCGGCGAAGATCGGCGCCGTGAACGCGGTGATCGCTCGAGACGTGGTCGAATCCGGCAACACGTCGGCGGCCAGCATCCCGATGGCTCTGTCCAAGCTGGTCGAAAGGGGCGAAATCACCTCAGGAGCCCCGGTATTGCTCTTCGGTTTCGGCGGAAACCTGTCCTACGCGGGGCAGGTCGTCCGCTGCCCGTGA
- a CDS encoding ROK family transcriptional regulator → MTARPANAHQARLLRLLRDGGPNSRAQLGDQVDLSRSKLAVEVDRLLETGLVVADGLAASRGGRRSHNIRLAPALRFLGVDIGATSIDVAVTNAELEVLGHLNHPMDVREGPVAVFEQVLALAAKLKASGVAEGFDGAGIGVPGPVRFPEGVPVAPPIMPGWDGFPVREALSQELGCPVMVDNDVNLMAMGEQHAGVARSVGDFLCVKIGTGIGCGIVVGGEVYRGTTGSAGDIGHIQVEPEGRPCACGNRGCLEAHFSGAALARDAEDAARAGLSAELAGRLDAAGRLSAVDVAAAAAAGDATSLDLIREGGNRVGQVIAGLVSFFNPGLVVIGGGVTGLGHTLLASVRTQVYRQSLPLATGNLPIVLGELGPQAGVIGAARLISDHLFSPA, encoded by the coding sequence ATGACGGCACGACCTGCGAACGCGCATCAGGCGCGGCTGCTCCGCCTGTTGCGCGACGGGGGGCCCAACTCCCGTGCACAGCTGGGTGATCAGGTGGATCTCTCGCGCTCCAAGCTGGCGGTCGAGGTCGACCGTCTCCTGGAGACGGGCCTCGTCGTCGCGGACGGCCTCGCCGCCTCCCGAGGCGGCCGCCGCTCGCACAACATCCGGCTGGCGCCCGCACTGCGCTTCCTCGGTGTGGACATCGGCGCGACCTCGATCGACGTGGCCGTCACCAACGCCGAGCTGGAGGTGCTCGGGCACCTGAACCATCCGATGGACGTCCGGGAGGGACCGGTCGCCGTCTTCGAGCAGGTGCTCGCCCTGGCCGCGAAGCTCAAGGCCTCGGGGGTCGCGGAAGGGTTCGACGGCGCCGGAATCGGCGTCCCCGGGCCTGTCCGCTTCCCCGAAGGCGTGCCGGTCGCGCCGCCGATCATGCCCGGCTGGGACGGCTTCCCCGTACGGGAGGCGCTCAGCCAGGAGCTCGGCTGCCCGGTCATGGTCGACAACGATGTGAACCTGATGGCGATGGGGGAGCAGCACGCGGGCGTCGCACGCTCCGTGGGCGACTTCCTCTGCGTCAAGATCGGCACCGGTATCGGCTGCGGGATCGTCGTCGGCGGAGAGGTCTACCGCGGTACGACGGGCAGCGCGGGCGACATCGGCCACATCCAGGTCGAACCGGAGGGCCGCCCCTGCGCCTGCGGCAACCGGGGCTGCCTGGAAGCCCACTTCAGCGGCGCGGCCCTCGCACGGGACGCCGAGGACGCGGCACGCGCCGGGCTCTCGGCCGAACTCGCGGGACGCCTCGACGCGGCGGGACGGCTCAGCGCCGTCGACGTCGCGGCCGCGGCGGCCGCCGGGGATGCCACCTCGCTCGACCTGATCCGTGAGGGCGGAAACCGGGTCGGCCAGGTCATCGCCGGACTGGTCTCCTTCTTCAACCCGGGCCTGGTGGTGATCGGAGGCGGGGTGACCGGCCTCGGTCATACGCTCCTCGCGAGCGTACGCACCCAGGTCTACCGCCAGTCGCTGCCCCTGGCGACCGGCAATCTCCCCATCGTCCTGGGGGAGTTGGGACCGCAGGCCGGAGTGATCGGCGCGGCCCGGCTCATCAGCGACCACCTGTTCTCGCCGGCCTAG
- a CDS encoding 2-dehydropantoate 2-reductase → MKVAVLGAGAIGAYVGAALHRAGADVHLVARGPHLAAMRRDGVQVLSPRGDFTSRVHATDDPSDIGPVDYVFLGLKANSYAACGPLIEPLLHDSTAVIAAQNGIPWWYFHQYGGPHAGHRVESVDPGGAVSAVLEPERAIGCVVYAATELAGPGVVQHLEGTRFSIGEPDRTVSKRCLEFSEAMQAGGLKCPVEPDIRNDIWIKLLGNISFNPLSALTRATMREMCVHRDTRQVIEVMMAETLSVAGALGCRPDISIEKRLAGAERVGDHKTSTLQDLEKGKPLELDVLLAAVVELAEVTDVPVPTLRTVHAIADLLSVSTAAVVAA, encoded by the coding sequence ATGAAGGTCGCAGTCCTCGGCGCCGGAGCCATCGGCGCATACGTCGGAGCGGCGCTGCACCGCGCCGGCGCCGACGTCCATCTCGTCGCCCGCGGGCCGCACTTGGCGGCCATGCGGCGCGACGGAGTCCAAGTCCTCAGCCCGCGCGGCGACTTCACCTCGCGCGTGCACGCCACCGACGACCCGTCGGACATCGGCCCGGTCGACTATGTCTTTCTCGGCCTCAAGGCCAACTCGTACGCGGCGTGCGGGCCGCTGATCGAGCCGCTGCTCCACGACAGCACCGCGGTGATCGCCGCACAGAACGGCATCCCCTGGTGGTACTTCCACCAGTACGGCGGCCCGCACGCGGGCCACCGCGTCGAGAGCGTCGACCCCGGCGGCGCGGTCAGTGCCGTACTGGAGCCGGAGCGGGCCATCGGCTGCGTCGTGTACGCGGCAACGGAGCTTGCGGGGCCGGGTGTTGTGCAGCACCTGGAAGGCACCCGCTTCTCGATCGGGGAGCCTGATCGGACCGTGTCCAAGCGGTGCCTGGAGTTCAGCGAGGCGATGCAGGCCGGCGGCCTCAAGTGCCCCGTCGAGCCCGACATCCGCAACGACATCTGGATCAAGCTGCTCGGCAACATCTCCTTCAACCCGCTCAGCGCATTGACCCGCGCCACCATGCGCGAGATGTGCGTGCACCGCGACACCCGCCAGGTCATCGAGGTGATGATGGCCGAGACGCTGTCCGTCGCGGGCGCACTCGGCTGCCGGCCCGACATCTCGATCGAGAAGCGCCTCGCGGGCGCGGAGCGGGTCGGCGACCACAAGACCTCCACCCTCCAGGACCTGGAGAAGGGCAAGCCGCTCGAACTCGACGTGCTGCTCGCCGCGGTGGTGGAGCTGGCCGAGGTCACGGACGTACCGGTGCCGACCCTGCGGACGGTGCACGCCATCGCGGACCTGTTGTCCGTCTCGACGGCGGCGGTCGTGGCCGCCTGA